A single window of Crassostrea angulata isolate pt1a10 chromosome 8, ASM2561291v2, whole genome shotgun sequence DNA harbors:
- the LOC128160030 gene encoding uncharacterized protein LOC128160030: MVLKFRSIDLEALQNLHLTTRGDISDDLQHQVNSLLLGEVAQSFNLTWIKQDKMSFEIKKSTQSKIDMEAEVEKIQSAVKQGQIVLHVHYIRPIVATEAFTQRTFKELCPDKYQMSTSPPPLKTTVTSLNTNYSTVTPSSQAPSLIVIYNTSEMTRAEADAVVLDTVHTCLIEIHSCESCMSRYSRDSCSFHPLTTDSPPSTTHKMNESTPAISQEEEIHLGAVTITIIATAGCFLLALALWTADYVRKATTKKSKFKRKQHKIEMDIQQ, encoded by the exons ATGGTTCTGAAGTTCCGCAGCATTGATTTGGAGGCGCTACAGAACCTCCACCTGACCACGCGGGGGGACATCTCAGATGACCTCCAGCACCAGGTCAACAGCCTACTGCTGGGGGAGGTGGCCCAGTCCTTCAATCTCACCTGGATAAAACAG gACAAAATGTCCTTTGAGATTAAAAAATCGACCCAAAGTAAAATTGACATGGAAGCTGAGGTAGAGAAGATCCAGAGTGCTGTCAAACAAGGGCAGATAGTGCTACACGTCCATTACATCAGGCCTATAGTGGCCACTGAGGCATTCACTCAGAGGACATTCAAAGA gtTGTGTCCAGATAAATACCAGATGTCCACCTCCCCACCCCCACTGAAGACAACAGTTACCAGTCTCAATACCAATTAT AGCACAGTTACACCCTCCAGCCAGGCCCCCAGTCTGATCGTCATATATAACACCTCAGAGATGACCCGCGCGGAGGCCGACGCCGTCGTCTTGGATACAGTCCACACCTGTCTGATAGAGATCCACTCCTGTGAGTCCTGTATGAGCCGTTACTCCCGCGACTCCTGCTCCTTCCATCCACTGACCACCGACAGCCCACCCTCCACCACCCACAAG ATGAACGAGTCTACCCCAGCGATAAGTCAGGAGGAGGAGATCCACCTGGGAGCGGTGACCATCACCATCATAGCCACCGCCGGCTGCTTCCTGCTAGCCCTCGCTCTCTGGACAGCCGATTACg TGAGAAAAGCAACCACAAAGAAATCCAAATTTAAACGGAAACAACATAAAATAGAAATGGACATACAACAATGA
- the LOC128160931 gene encoding uncharacterized protein LOC128160931: MTHLSDRALHSFNITQMSRLVGRVLNFTIQGVLHQSRVSAIWGDLEQQLNRTANFVLTVGNQSFTSSTRPNTFAQITNMEVDIEFPSLDTDWLLQTHPLTARKEIEQEVIRIAMETMSPIVTKTISNIAFFKNTIKFMVSKQPEDPRDLPKEYTPLRDQVNQGLLDISLFGQLYTANYTFFIGSFSELCPRQCHQATQETACSTIPSCFWSYQLQRCSDDVTLPEMKQVTVVFPCVKMDELPEGERNKSLEGVRTAVGGFLQGLPVGAQAHSFRYGQDFRSSFTFEVQGTVRRAPLSSLLYNISSWIGSGQLQLTVNNTQVTGQDVEDFNSVEIAMLFSNVDFSKLELRQRRKLKEELFHQLRSLLSNGFSLTNIHDVWFDQKYIIFKVERDNSNSSISSEIEKWKQVLKLKAFSVTLDNGRHQPTKMVYQASLHGNCPISCYNSSMNVLCRRSQGCFFNGSWNVAHCQKTKLISNSYVYPLFVPCNGTQSLSPKEKTETEQDLRVKLEAMLGGAKEVLQDVILSEDGADIVLHATTLHPHLELYVDTLKIKADYTQGFSFGPSSERKKFSPRNREDSTK, from the exons ATGACTCACCTGTCTGACAGGGCCCTGCACTCATTTAACATAACACAG ATGTCCAGACTGGTGGGGCGAGTGCTCAACTTCACCATACAAGGAGTACTCCACCAGAGTCGAGTGAGCGCCATCTGGGGGGACCTAGAGCAACAGCTGAACAGGACCGCTAACTTTGTTCTGACCGTCGGGAATCAGTCTTTTACCAGTAGTACCAGGCCAAACACATTCGCTCAAATCACAAA CATGGAGGTGGACATTGAGTTTCCCTCTTTGGACACTGATTGGTTGCTTCAGACACACCCACTTACTGCCAGGAAGGAAATAGAACAGGAAGTCATCAGAATTGCCATGGAAACCATGTCACCAATAGTGACCAAGACAATCTCTAACATTGCCTTTTTCAAG AATACAATCAAATTCATGGTGTCCAAACAGCCGGAGGATCCGCGGGATTTACCCAAGGAATACACACCACTGAGGGACCAGGTGAACCAGGGTCTACTGGACATCAGTCTGTTCGGTCAACTGTACACCGCCAACTATACATTCTTCATTGGAAGCTTCTCAGAGCTGTGTCCTCGACAGTGTCACCAAGC GACCCAGGAGACGGCTTGCTCCACAATACCCAGCTGTTTTTGGTCCTACCAGCTACAGCGATGCTCAGACGACGTGACACTCCCCGAAAT GAAACAAGTGACCGTGGTGTTTCCCTGTGTCAAAATGGATGAACTACCTGAGGGTGAGAGAAACAAGAGTCTGGAGGGGGTCAGGACCGCAGTGGGAGGATTTCTGCAGGGGCTCCCAGTTGGGGCTCAGGCTCACAGCTTCAGATACGGACAG GATTTTAGGAGCAGCTTTACGTTTGAAGTCCAAGGAACAGTAAGAAGGGCTCCATTATCCAGCCTCTTATATAACATCTCATCATGGATAGGTAGCGGACAGTTACAGCTAACGGTCAACAATACCCAAGTCACAGGGCAAGATGTGGAGGATTTTAACAG TGTTGAAATAGCCATGCTATTTTCAAATGTGGACTTCTCCAAGCTAGAACTGCGACAGAGAAGGAAACTGAAGGAGGAGCTGTTCCATCAGCTGAGAAGTCTTCTGTCTAATGGGTTCTCCCTCACTAACATACATGATGTCTGGTTCGATCAG AAATACATCATTTTCAAAGTGGAAAGGGACAACTCTAACTCCTCCATTAGCTCTGAGATAGAGAAATGGAAACAAGTACTCAAACTGAAGGCCTTCTCAGTCACACTGGATAATGGCCGACACCAGCCCACTAAAATGGTGTACCAGGCTAGTCTCCATGGAAACTGTCCTATTTCCTGTTATAACAG CTCCATGAATGTCCTGTGTAGAAGGAGCCAGGGCTGTTTCTTCAATGGGAGCTGGAATGTGGCCCACTGTCAGAAAACAAAGCTCATCTCCAACAG CTATGTGTACCCCCTGTTTGTCCCATGTAATGGTACACAGTCACTGAGTCCTAAAGAGAAGACAGAAACAGAACAAGATCTGAGGGTCAAGCTGGAGGCCATGTTAGGAGGTGCAAAGGAAGTCCTACAGGATGTGATCCTGTCAGAG GATGGAGCCGACATTGTCCTCCACGCCACAACCTTACACCCACACTTGGAGCTTTATGTGGACACTCTTAAAATTAAGGCGGATTACACCCAAGGCTTCAGTTTCGGTCCTTCATCTGAGAGGAAGAAGTTCTCGCCCCGAAATAGGGAGGATTCCACAAAGTAA